From Woronichinia naegeliana WA131, the proteins below share one genomic window:
- the devC gene encoding ABC transporter permease DevC — MRFKTPLAWLQLKYEKMRLWVAIAGISFAVVLMFMQLGFQAALFDSAVQVQNSFNGDVFLLSPRSTALIAMKGFSERRLYQALKFPEVEYIAPIYLGFAQWKNPDKPTYWRNIHIIGFDIRYPVFNLPNFDANYQKLQQPDVVLFDSASRPEFGNIVKDFKTKGNVQTEIDNLSSGSRRTQVVGLFQLGTSFGIDGNLITSQLNFLRIFSQRQKGLIEVGLIKLKSGINADQFKQKLQIALPPDVIILTKQEWIDFEKNYWMTSTAIGFIFTLGVGMGLIVGIVVVYQILYTDVTEHLREYATLKAIGYQHHYFLFLVFQEAFILAILGYVPGFLVSSGLYHLAKQATLLPIMMTQERILLVFSLTLLMCFLAGAIAIQKLQAADPADIF, encoded by the coding sequence ATGCGATTTAAAACTCCCCTGGCCTGGTTACAACTTAAATACGAAAAAATGCGCCTCTGGGTAGCGATCGCGGGCATCAGTTTTGCTGTCGTGTTAATGTTTATGCAATTAGGTTTTCAGGCAGCCCTTTTCGATAGTGCGGTACAGGTTCAAAATAGTTTTAACGGTGATGTTTTTTTATTAAGTCCCCGCTCCACGGCCTTGATCGCCATGAAAGGTTTTTCAGAACGACGACTGTATCAAGCTCTTAAATTTCCTGAAGTGGAATACATTGCTCCCATTTATTTGGGTTTTGCTCAGTGGAAAAACCCCGATAAACCAACCTATTGGCGCAACATTCATATTATTGGTTTTGATATACGCTATCCTGTTTTTAATTTACCCAATTTTGACGCTAATTATCAAAAACTTCAACAGCCAGATGTGGTCTTATTTGATTCTGCTTCTCGTCCTGAATTTGGTAATATTGTTAAGGATTTTAAAACCAAGGGAAATGTACAAACCGAAATTGATAATCTCAGTTCAGGTTCTCGCCGTACTCAAGTTGTCGGTCTTTTTCAGTTAGGAACCTCTTTTGGCATTGATGGTAATTTAATCACGAGTCAGCTTAATTTTTTGCGTATTTTTTCTCAACGTCAAAAGGGATTAATTGAAGTCGGTTTAATCAAACTCAAGTCTGGAATTAATGCTGATCAATTTAAACAAAAATTACAAATTGCTTTGCCACCTGATGTTATTATTTTGACTAAACAGGAATGGATTGATTTCGAGAAAAATTATTGGATGACAAGCACCGCGATCGGTTTTATTTTTACCCTTGGAGTGGGCATGGGATTAATTGTGGGTATTGTGGTTGTTTATCAAATTCTCTATACGGATGTAACGGAACATTTGCGCGAATATGCAACACTCAAGGCGATCGGTTATCAACATCACTATTTTCTCTTTTTAGTCTTTCAAGAAGCTTTTATTTTGGCGATTTTAGGTTATGTTCCTGGTTTTTTAGTGTCATCAGGTTTATATCATTTAGCTAAACAGGCAACCTTATTACCGATTATGATGACTCAGGAACGCATCTTACTGGTTTTTTCTTTGACCCTCTTGATGTGTTTCCTCGCAGGAGCGATCGCTATTCAAAAACTACAAGCAGCTGATCCTGCGGATATTTTCTAG
- a CDS encoding rhomboid family intramembrane serine protease, with the protein MFFSKRPYVTYLLIGFNLLMFALEVREGGSQNLDTLSQLGALEPLLVQQGQLWRWVTASFLHYGIGHLSINMLGLFFLGAIAERNFGPIRYLLLYLGSGCGSMALITFWFLSTNQTNQILVGASAAIMGLIGAMASQYWQDWWHFRSRFAARRLLILGMVISLQFYLDFQIPQVSVVSHGLGMILGFLLGLMLLSSECQLNNFD; encoded by the coding sequence ATGTTTTTTTCCAAGCGACCCTATGTCACCTATTTGTTGATTGGATTTAACTTGTTGATGTTTGCCCTGGAAGTTAGGGAAGGGGGCAGCCAGAATTTGGATACCCTATCTCAATTAGGGGCTTTGGAACCGCTTCTGGTTCAGCAAGGACAACTGTGGCGATGGGTTACAGCCAGTTTTCTGCATTATGGCATCGGTCATCTCAGCATCAATATGTTGGGACTGTTTTTTCTAGGGGCGATCGCCGAGCGAAATTTTGGCCCAATCCGTTACCTGTTGCTGTATCTCGGTAGCGGCTGCGGTAGCATGGCTTTAATTACTTTTTGGTTTTTAAGCACTAATCAAACTAATCAAATCTTGGTGGGAGCCTCCGCCGCCATTATGGGATTGATCGGAGCAATGGCAAGTCAATACTGGCAGGACTGGTGGCATTTCCGCAGTCGTTTTGCTGCTCGGAGATTGCTAATCTTAGGGATGGTTATCAGTTTACAATTTTATCTTGACTTTCAGATTCCCCAGGTTAGTGTTGTCAGTCATGGACTAGGAATGATATTAGGTTTTTTGCTTGGTTTAATGTTACTCAGTAGCGAGTGCCAGCTTAATAACTTTGATTAA